In Streptomyces sclerotialus, one genomic interval encodes:
- a CDS encoding hydantoinase B/oxoprolinase family protein: MTGRWEFWIDRGGTFTDVVARRPDGTLVTRKLLSHHPERYDDAAVAGVREVLGIAPGEPVPAERVAVVKMGTTVATNALLERKGEPTVLVTTRGFRDALRIAYQNRPRLFDRHIVLPDALYDRVIEVPERVDAHGETVTPLDAGAARGALTAAYEAGLRSAAVVLLHGYRHPAHEKRLAELATEAGFTQVSCSHEVSPLMKLVPRGDTTVVDAYLSPILRRYVEEVAAQLPGIRLMFMQSNGGLRQAEHFRGKDAVLSGPAGGVVGMVRSAAEAGHDKVIGFDMGGTSTDVSHYAGEFERVFGSEVAGVRMRAPMMNIHTVAAGGGSVLHFDGRRYRVGPDSAGAVPGPACYRRGGPLTVTDANVMLGRVQPAHFPAVFGPHGDQPLDAAEVRERFEALAREAEKAVGDRRGPEEVAAGFLDIAVLNMANAVKKISVQRGHDVTRYALTSFGGAGGQHACAVADALGIGTVIVPPLAGVLSAYGIGVADATAMREQAIETELTAGAMDRIRATCDALAGRTRDELLADGVPEESVTTRARVVLRYAGTDAGIPVPLAEADGMAAEFARVHRARYAFTMDKPLIAEAASVEAVGAAGGTSRHRSLAADREGALRPLDTVRMFTGGRWRETRLYRRTDLRPGDTVTGPAILVEDDATTVVDPGWQAAAGDHGHLLLTRVEARPERTAVGTAADPVMLEVFNSLFMAIAEQMGVRLEHTAHSVNIKERLDFSCALFDADGNLIANAPHIPVHLGSMGESIKEVLRRRKEDMRPGDVYAINDPYHGGTHLPDVTVVTPVFDERGAELLFLVASRGHHAEIGGITPGSMPAFSRTVQEEGVLFDNWLLVRDGRLREEETRRLLTEGPYPSRSPDANIADLRAQIAANEKGIRELHRMIGQFGLDVVRAYMGHVQDNAEESVRRIIAGLTDGSFRYETDSGAEIRVALTVDHEERGAVLDFAGTSPQQPGNANAPSSVVMAAVLYVFRTLVAEDIPLNSGCLKPLQVRIPEGSMLAPVFPAATVAGNVETSQAVTGALYGALGVQAEGAGTMNNVTFGNDRVQYYETVASGSGAGDGFHGADAVQTHMTNSRLTDPEVLEWRYPVRVEDFSVREGSGGRGQWHGGSGVTRRIRFLEPMTVALLTGHRRVPPYGMAGGAPGAPGENLVERADGRTERLAGCDVAEVGAGDVLVVRTPGGGGYGTPSP; encoded by the coding sequence ATGACGGGACGCTGGGAGTTCTGGATCGACCGCGGCGGGACCTTCACGGACGTGGTGGCGCGGCGGCCGGACGGCACGCTGGTCACGCGGAAGCTGCTCTCGCACCATCCCGAGCGGTACGACGACGCGGCCGTCGCCGGGGTCCGTGAGGTGCTGGGGATCGCGCCCGGGGAGCCGGTGCCGGCGGAACGGGTGGCCGTCGTGAAGATGGGCACCACCGTGGCCACCAACGCCCTTTTGGAGCGCAAGGGTGAGCCCACCGTGCTCGTCACCACCCGCGGCTTCCGGGACGCGCTGCGTATCGCGTACCAGAACCGGCCCCGGCTGTTCGACCGGCACATCGTGCTGCCGGACGCGCTGTACGACCGGGTGATCGAGGTACCGGAGCGGGTGGACGCGCACGGGGAGACGGTCACGCCTCTCGATGCCGGCGCGGCCCGGGGAGCGCTGACCGCTGCGTACGAAGCGGGCCTCCGCAGCGCCGCCGTCGTACTACTCCACGGGTACCGTCACCCGGCGCACGAGAAGCGGCTCGCCGAGCTGGCCACGGAGGCGGGGTTCACACAGGTCAGCTGCTCGCACGAGGTGAGCCCGCTGATGAAGCTCGTACCGCGTGGCGACACCACCGTGGTGGACGCCTACCTGTCGCCCATTCTGCGGCGCTACGTGGAGGAAGTCGCCGCGCAGCTTCCCGGTATCCGGCTGATGTTCATGCAGTCCAACGGGGGGCTGCGGCAGGCCGAGCACTTCCGGGGGAAGGACGCGGTGCTCTCCGGTCCGGCCGGCGGCGTCGTGGGCATGGTCCGCTCCGCCGCCGAGGCCGGGCACGACAAGGTCATCGGCTTCGACATGGGCGGCACGTCGACCGATGTGTCGCACTACGCGGGCGAGTTCGAGCGCGTCTTCGGCAGTGAGGTGGCGGGCGTCCGGATGCGCGCGCCCATGATGAACATCCACACGGTCGCGGCCGGTGGCGGCTCCGTCCTGCACTTCGACGGGCGCCGCTACCGGGTGGGGCCCGACTCGGCGGGCGCCGTCCCCGGGCCTGCCTGCTACCGCCGCGGTGGCCCGCTCACGGTCACGGACGCCAACGTCATGCTCGGCCGCGTCCAGCCCGCGCACTTCCCGGCGGTGTTCGGGCCGCACGGTGACCAGCCGCTGGACGCGGCCGAGGTCCGCGAGCGCTTCGAAGCGCTCGCGCGGGAGGCGGAGAAGGCGGTGGGGGACCGGCGCGGCCCTGAGGAGGTCGCCGCGGGCTTCCTGGACATCGCCGTGCTCAACATGGCCAACGCGGTCAAGAAGATCTCCGTGCAGCGCGGCCACGACGTGACCCGGTACGCGCTCACCAGCTTCGGCGGCGCGGGCGGCCAGCACGCCTGCGCGGTCGCCGACGCGCTCGGCATCGGCACGGTGATCGTGCCGCCGCTGGCGGGCGTGCTCTCCGCGTACGGCATCGGGGTCGCCGACGCCACCGCGATGCGGGAGCAGGCCATCGAGACCGAGCTGACGGCCGGTGCGATGGACCGGATCCGCGCGACCTGCGACGCGCTGGCCGGCCGTACCCGGGACGAACTCCTCGCCGACGGCGTCCCTGAGGAGAGCGTCACCACCCGGGCCCGCGTCGTCCTCCGCTACGCGGGTACCGACGCCGGCATCCCCGTACCGCTCGCCGAGGCGGACGGCATGGCCGCCGAGTTCGCCCGCGTCCACCGCGCCCGGTACGCCTTCACCATGGACAAGCCGCTGATCGCCGAGGCGGCCTCCGTGGAGGCGGTGGGCGCGGCCGGCGGCACGTCCCGGCACCGGAGCCTCGCGGCGGACCGGGAGGGCGCCCTGCGGCCGCTGGACACCGTCCGGATGTTCACGGGCGGGCGGTGGCGGGAGACCCGTCTGTACCGGCGCACGGACCTGCGGCCCGGGGACACCGTGACCGGGCCCGCGATCCTCGTGGAGGACGACGCGACCACCGTCGTCGACCCGGGCTGGCAGGCGGCCGCGGGCGACCACGGGCACCTGCTGCTCACCCGTGTCGAGGCCCGCCCGGAGCGCACGGCCGTCGGCACCGCCGCCGACCCGGTCATGCTGGAGGTCTTCAACAGCCTCTTCATGGCCATCGCCGAGCAGATGGGCGTGCGCCTGGAACACACCGCGCACTCCGTCAACATCAAGGAGCGGCTCGACTTCTCCTGCGCGCTCTTCGACGCCGACGGCAACCTGATCGCCAACGCACCGCACATCCCGGTGCACCTCGGGTCGATGGGCGAGTCCATCAAGGAGGTGCTGCGGCGGCGCAAGGAAGACATGCGCCCCGGCGACGTGTACGCGATCAACGACCCGTACCACGGCGGCACGCACCTCCCCGATGTCACGGTCGTCACCCCCGTCTTCGACGAGCGGGGCGCGGAGCTGCTCTTCCTGGTGGCCTCCCGCGGACACCATGCGGAGATCGGCGGCATCACACCGGGCTCCATGCCCGCGTTCAGCCGCACGGTCCAGGAGGAGGGCGTGCTCTTCGACAACTGGCTCCTCGTGCGGGACGGCCGGCTGCGCGAGGAGGAGACGCGGCGGCTGCTCACCGAAGGGCCGTACCCCTCGCGCTCCCCGGACGCCAACATCGCCGACCTGCGGGCGCAGATCGCCGCCAACGAGAAGGGCATCAGGGAACTGCACAGAATGATCGGGCAGTTCGGGCTCGACGTGGTGCGCGCCTACATGGGGCACGTGCAGGACAACGCCGAGGAATCGGTGCGCCGGATCATTGCCGGGCTCACCGACGGCTCCTTCCGGTACGAGACCGACAGCGGCGCGGAGATCCGCGTCGCGCTGACGGTGGACCACGAAGAGCGCGGCGCGGTGCTCGACTTCGCCGGTACCTCGCCCCAGCAGCCCGGCAACGCCAACGCGCCCAGTTCCGTGGTGATGGCCGCCGTCCTGTACGTCTTCCGCACCCTGGTCGCCGAGGACATCCCGCTCAACAGCGGCTGCCTCAAGCCCCTCCAGGTGCGCATCCCGGAGGGCTCGATGCTCGCGCCGGTCTTCCCGGCAGCCACCGTCGCCGGAAACGTGGAGACCTCCCAGGCGGTCACCGGAGCGCTCTACGGGGCGCTGGGTGTGCAGGCCGAGGGCGCCGGCACGATGAACAACGTCACCTTCGGCAACGACCGCGTGCAGTACTACGAGACGGTCGCCAGCGGCTCCGGAGCGGGTGACGGCTTCCACGGGGCCGACGCCGTGCAGACCCACATGACCAACTCCCGGCTCACCGACCCCGAAGTGCTGGAGTGGCGCTACCCGGTACGCGTGGAGGACTTCTCCGTACGGGAGGGCAGCGGCGGCCGCGGGCAGTGGCACGGCGGCTCCGGCGTCACACGCCGCATCCGCTTCCTGGAGCCGATGACGGTGGCGCTGCTGACCGGGCACCGCAGGGTGCCGCCGTACGGCATGGCGGGCGGCGCGCCGGGCGCACCGGGCGAGAACCTCGTGGAGCGCGCCGACGGCCGCACGGAGCGGCTGGCGGGCTGCGACGTGGCCGAGGTGGGCGCGGGTGACGTGCTGGTGGTCCGTACGCCGGGCGGAGGCGGGTACGGGACGCCGTCCCCGTAG
- a CDS encoding glycosyltransferase — protein sequence MRRDGREHSGTEHTERQWGTAHEGDTRREGLRIVRLANFVTPASGGLRTALRELGEGYRAAGHDPVLVVPGPAAGDERTPQGRVITLPGPVLPGTGGYRVLTGRARLERLLRILAPDRLEVSDRTTLRWTGEWARRARVPAVMVSHESVEGVLHTWGVPRHAARWAGDRLNSRTAHAYSRVVCTTEWAAAEFLRTGARNVVTAPLGVDLARAHPGCRSGELHRRIGGGAQALLLLCSRLSVEKRPGRALDALSWLRAGGVDAALAVAGDGPLRARLESRARAERLPVAFLGHVADPCALAALQASADVLLAPGPAETFGLAALEALACGTPVVANAGSALAGLIGPAGETALDDGDSIATAVRRVLARPEEPRRAAARARAENFGWHAAVNAFLTAHEAAPLASSHPSALRGAA from the coding sequence ATGAGGCGCGACGGTAGGGAACACAGCGGCACGGAGCACACCGAACGGCAGTGGGGCACCGCCCACGAGGGGGACACACGGCGCGAGGGACTGCGCATCGTGCGCCTCGCGAACTTCGTCACCCCGGCGTCGGGTGGTCTGCGCACGGCGCTGCGCGAACTGGGCGAGGGATACCGGGCGGCCGGCCACGACCCGGTGCTCGTCGTGCCGGGCCCGGCCGCGGGCGACGAACGGACCCCGCAGGGACGTGTGATCACTTTGCCCGGCCCGGTGCTGCCCGGCACCGGCGGCTACCGGGTCCTCACCGGACGCGCGCGTCTGGAACGCCTGCTGCGCATCCTGGCCCCGGACCGCCTGGAGGTCTCCGACCGTACGACACTGCGCTGGACCGGGGAGTGGGCGCGACGCGCCCGGGTGCCCGCGGTGATGGTCTCGCACGAGAGCGTGGAGGGGGTGCTGCACACGTGGGGTGTCCCCCGGCACGCCGCCCGTTGGGCCGGTGACCGGCTCAACTCCCGTACCGCACACGCCTACAGCCGGGTCGTCTGCACGACCGAGTGGGCCGCGGCCGAGTTCCTCCGGACGGGCGCGCGCAACGTGGTCACCGCGCCGCTCGGCGTCGACCTGGCCCGCGCCCATCCGGGCTGCCGCAGCGGGGAACTGCATCGGCGGATCGGCGGCGGCGCGCAGGCGCTGCTCCTCCTCTGCTCCCGGCTGTCGGTGGAGAAGCGCCCGGGAAGGGCCCTGGACGCCCTCTCCTGGCTCCGCGCCGGCGGGGTGGACGCCGCGCTGGCCGTGGCGGGTGACGGCCCGCTCCGTGCCCGCCTGGAGTCCCGGGCCCGAGCGGAGCGGCTGCCGGTCGCCTTCCTCGGCCACGTCGCCGACCCCTGTGCCCTCGCCGCCCTCCAGGCCAGCGCCGACGTCCTCCTGGCGCCGGGCCCCGCCGAGACCTTCGGGCTCGCCGCCCTGGAGGCACTGGCCTGCGGCACCCCCGTGGTGGCCAACGCCGGCTCCGCACTCGCCGGCCTGATCGGCCCCGCGGGGGAGACCGCCCTCGACGACGGTGACAGCATCGCCACCGCCGTACGGCGCGTCCTGGCCCGCCCCGAGGAGCCGCGCCGCGCCGCCGCCCGCGCCCGCGCCGAGAACTTCGGCTGGCACGCCGCGGTCAACGCCTTCCTCACCGCCCACGAAGCGGCACCGCTCGCCTCCTCCCACCCCTCCGCCCTCAGGGGAGCGGCCTGA
- a CDS encoding glycosyltransferase family 4 protein, with product MRVAIVTESFPPDVNGVAHCTLETARHLVRRGHEPLVVAPVAAQDPSAGRTPPCPVVRVPSLPLPGYAQVRIALPGRRLATALAAHRPDLVHLASPFVLGVRGMAAAARLGVPAVAVYQTDLGRYARTYLGTGTAAAWRRLRAVHSAADRTLAPSTAAARELAEHGVPGVRLWPRGVDSMRFHPDRRDEVLRSSLAAGREVLVGYIGRLAPEKEVGLLREAARLPGVRTVVIGDGPSAPGLRAALPEARFLGRRTGDELARLFASLDVFVHTGPYETFGQTVQEAMASGVPVVAPAAGGPLDLVSHGRTGLLVTPGDAAAVRGAVQVLAAHPKLRAAYGAAGRAAVADRTWEAVGDQLLAHYEDVLGEREAVPV from the coding sequence ATGCGTGTCGCCATCGTCACCGAATCCTTCCCGCCCGACGTCAACGGCGTCGCGCACTGCACCCTGGAAACCGCCCGGCACCTGGTACGGCGCGGACACGAACCGCTGGTCGTCGCCCCGGTGGCGGCGCAGGACCCGAGTGCCGGGCGGACCCCGCCGTGCCCGGTCGTCCGGGTGCCCTCGCTGCCGCTCCCGGGCTACGCGCAGGTGCGGATCGCGCTGCCGGGCCGCCGGCTGGCCACCGCGCTCGCCGCGCACCGGCCCGACCTCGTCCACCTCGCGAGCCCCTTCGTCCTCGGCGTGCGCGGCATGGCGGCCGCCGCCCGCCTCGGCGTACCGGCCGTCGCCGTCTACCAGACCGACCTGGGCCGCTACGCCCGTACGTACCTGGGCACGGGCACCGCGGCGGCCTGGCGGCGGCTGCGTGCCGTGCACAGCGCGGCGGACCGCACCCTGGCGCCCTCCACGGCCGCCGCCCGGGAACTGGCCGAGCACGGCGTGCCCGGGGTGCGCCTGTGGCCGCGCGGGGTGGACTCCATGCGCTTCCACCCGGACCGCCGCGACGAGGTGCTGCGCAGTTCGCTGGCCGCCGGGCGCGAGGTGCTGGTGGGGTACATCGGGCGGCTCGCGCCGGAGAAGGAGGTCGGGCTGCTGCGTGAGGCGGCCCGGCTGCCGGGCGTACGGACCGTCGTGATCGGCGACGGGCCGAGCGCCCCGGGGCTGCGCGCTGCGCTGCCCGAGGCCCGCTTCCTGGGCCGCAGAACCGGGGACGAACTGGCCCGGCTCTTCGCCAGCCTGGACGTGTTCGTGCACACCGGGCCGTACGAGACCTTCGGGCAGACCGTGCAGGAGGCGATGGCCAGCGGGGTGCCGGTCGTGGCGCCGGCGGCGGGCGGCCCGCTGGACCTGGTGTCCCACGGGCGGACCGGGTTGCTCGTCACACCGGGTGACGCGGCCGCGGTACGGGGCGCGGTGCAGGTGCTCGCAGCGCATCCGAAGCTGCGCGCCGCGTACGGGGCCGCTGGGCGGGCGGCGGTCGCGGACCGCACCTGGGAGGCGGTCGGCGACCAGCTGCTGGCGCACTACGAGGACGTACTGGGAGAACGGGAGGCGGTGCCGGTATGA
- a CDS encoding carbohydrate kinase family protein — protein MTVLGVLGDLLDDHVVWLREPLREASDTEVTMYRVRGGSAANVAALAGQRHPTRFIGCVGPDLEGDRLVAELASRGVDVRVQRAGRTGSVVVLVDPSGERTMLPYRGAAALLGPVDPEWTEGLAHLHVPAYAFAEEPAATAAADALRRTAVRGGTVSVDASSTGMLRAYGERRFLRLLGTLAPHFLFANRAEAAALAHGSGGPGPAGDDLCALARRLRRTTVIVKDGARPTTVLAPDQPPLRVAVAPVDGIRDLTGAGDAFAAGFLTAYLEGAGLREACGTGHSEAARVLRTPGASA, from the coding sequence GTGACCGTGCTCGGGGTCCTCGGCGATCTGCTCGACGACCATGTGGTGTGGCTGCGGGAGCCGCTGCGCGAGGCGTCGGACACCGAGGTGACCATGTACCGCGTACGGGGCGGCAGCGCGGCCAACGTCGCCGCCCTCGCGGGGCAGCGCCACCCCACCCGGTTCATCGGCTGTGTCGGCCCCGACCTGGAGGGCGACCGGCTCGTGGCGGAGCTGGCGTCGCGCGGCGTCGACGTACGCGTCCAGCGCGCCGGGCGGACCGGCAGCGTGGTGGTCCTGGTCGACCCGTCCGGTGAGCGCACGATGCTGCCCTACCGGGGCGCCGCCGCGCTTCTGGGGCCGGTGGACCCGGAGTGGACCGAGGGCCTGGCACATCTGCACGTACCGGCGTACGCGTTCGCGGAGGAGCCCGCGGCGACGGCGGCGGCCGACGCGCTGCGCCGTACGGCCGTGCGAGGCGGGACGGTCTCCGTCGACGCCTCGTCCACCGGAATGCTGCGCGCCTACGGGGAGCGGCGGTTCCTGCGGCTGCTCGGCACCCTGGCGCCGCACTTCCTCTTCGCCAACCGCGCGGAGGCGGCGGCGCTGGCCCACGGGAGCGGCGGTCCGGGTCCGGCCGGCGACGACCTGTGTGCCCTGGCCCGGCGGCTGCGCCGTACCACCGTGATCGTCAAGGACGGTGCCCGGCCCACCACGGTGCTCGCCCCCGATCAGCCGCCCCTGCGGGTGGCCGTGGCACCGGTCGACGGCATTCGCGATCTGACGGGTGCCGGGGACGCCTTCGCCGCCGGCTTCCTCACCGCGTACCTGGAGGGCGCCGGCCTCCGTGAGGCGTGCGGGACGGGCCACTCCGAGGCCGCGCGGGTCCTGCGTACACCGGGCGCTTCGGCCTGA
- a CDS encoding pseudouridine-5'-phosphate glycosidase: MTRQAPSLPAVSDEVRGALDTGRPVVALESTIFTHGLPRPRNLDIAREAERLLRAADVVPATVGVSAGVPTVGLSDAEIERLCTADGVTKAGERDLPGAVATGRDAGTTVSATAFLARLAGVQVFATGGLGGVHHGARTTFDESADLVTLARTPLTVVSAGVKSVLDIAATLERLETLSIPVVGYRTRRFPGFYVADSGHEIGTSAESPEEVAAMIRARDALGLPAALLVANPVPADRQLDPDLHERALAEAWEAAARRGVSGAAITPFLLDRIRSATGGRSLDVNAEVYRNNVTVGAAIARALAA, encoded by the coding sequence ATGACCCGGCAGGCACCTTCTCTCCCCGCAGTCTCCGACGAGGTGCGCGGGGCGCTCGACACCGGGCGCCCCGTGGTCGCGCTGGAGTCGACGATCTTCACCCACGGGCTGCCCCGGCCGCGCAACCTCGACATCGCGCGGGAGGCCGAGCGGCTGCTGCGCGCAGCGGACGTGGTGCCGGCGACGGTCGGGGTGTCGGCGGGCGTCCCCACCGTGGGCCTCTCCGATGCCGAGATCGAGCGGCTGTGCACCGCGGACGGCGTGACCAAGGCCGGTGAACGCGATCTGCCGGGCGCTGTGGCCACCGGGCGGGACGCCGGGACCACGGTGTCCGCCACGGCGTTCCTGGCCCGCCTGGCGGGCGTCCAGGTCTTCGCGACCGGCGGCCTCGGCGGCGTGCACCACGGCGCGCGGACCACCTTCGACGAGTCCGCCGACCTGGTGACCCTCGCGCGCACCCCGTTGACCGTGGTCAGCGCCGGAGTGAAGTCCGTCCTGGACATCGCGGCGACCCTGGAGCGCCTGGAGACCCTGAGCATCCCGGTCGTCGGCTACCGCACCCGCCGCTTCCCCGGCTTCTACGTGGCCGACTCCGGGCACGAGATCGGGACGTCGGCGGAGTCGCCCGAGGAGGTCGCCGCGATGATCCGGGCCCGGGACGCGCTCGGCCTGCCCGCGGCGCTGCTCGTCGCCAATCCGGTACCGGCCGACCGGCAGCTCGACCCGGACCTGCACGAGCGGGCGCTGGCCGAGGCGTGGGAGGCGGCCGCGCGGCGGGGCGTCTCGGGCGCCGCCATCACGCCGTTCCTGCTGGACCGCATACGGAGCGCGACCGGCGGCCGCAGTCTGGACGTCAACGCCGAGGTCTACCGCAACAACGTGACCGTCGGCGCCGCCATCGCGCGGGCGCTCGCCGCCTGA
- a CDS encoding PP2C family protein-serine/threonine phosphatase, which produces MPSHLFADNHHAQPPERGAVDALISQARRLRGSLDAVRREAAVGGFPDEDAQLRWQRALCDLAVHHLDDLGGHLDQLREGLPAGPVDGAYDSLPGPAAPPGPDPEAHARGSLLSRVGSAEWNLLTDAVSWSEELFGIFGRDPADGPLTLDELPSLIFSDDQAQVTAMVTDCLVDGKPIDGEFRIVRSDTSVRTVHMVGEPVLDADGSTACMWAVLRDVSELRRSQRAVRETRDSLQRQRHIAQTEHRLAVELQEAVLPPWRGSLRFPHGGPAALDLAARYLPSGSSALIGGDWYDALQLPDGRTLLSAGDLTGHGVAATGGMAMLLGALRGMAVSGQEPGPLMGYLNQLLDTAAQPALGSAVCCRFDPATRRLDWAQAGHPAPLLFRDGQGRELEPPQGVLLGATSHAVYEQRSEQLAPGDLLVLYTDGLVPRHRTHDADSTSEGAERLLALAPRFAEARSAQDSVRIVVEEFGSAEREDDACVLIARVSD; this is translated from the coding sequence ATGCCGTCCCATCTCTTCGCGGACAACCATCACGCGCAGCCGCCGGAGCGCGGCGCGGTCGACGCACTCATCTCGCAGGCCCGCAGGCTCCGCGGCAGTCTGGACGCCGTACGCCGCGAGGCCGCGGTCGGCGGGTTCCCGGACGAGGACGCCCAGCTGCGCTGGCAGCGGGCCCTGTGCGACCTCGCGGTGCACCACCTCGACGACCTCGGCGGGCATCTGGATCAGCTCAGAGAGGGACTTCCGGCCGGCCCCGTGGACGGCGCCTACGACTCCCTCCCGGGCCCGGCGGCCCCGCCCGGCCCGGACCCCGAGGCCCACGCCCGCGGCTCGCTGCTGAGCCGCGTGGGCAGCGCGGAGTGGAATCTCCTCACCGACGCGGTCAGCTGGTCCGAGGAGCTGTTCGGGATCTTCGGCCGGGACCCGGCCGACGGTCCCCTCACGCTGGACGAGCTGCCCTCCCTGATCTTCTCCGACGACCAGGCCCAGGTGACCGCGATGGTCACGGACTGCCTGGTGGACGGCAAGCCGATCGACGGCGAGTTCCGCATCGTGCGCTCCGACACGAGCGTGCGCACGGTGCACATGGTGGGCGAGCCGGTGCTCGACGCCGACGGCAGCACGGCCTGCATGTGGGCCGTGCTGCGCGACGTCAGCGAGCTGCGCCGCAGCCAGAGGGCGGTGCGCGAGACCCGTGACTCGCTGCAGCGCCAACGGCACATCGCGCAGACCGAGCACCGGCTTGCGGTCGAGCTGCAGGAAGCCGTGCTGCCGCCGTGGCGCGGCTCCCTGCGGTTCCCGCACGGCGGCCCGGCCGCCCTGGACCTGGCCGCCCGTTACCTCCCCTCCGGTTCCAGCGCCCTTATCGGCGGTGACTGGTACGACGCGCTGCAGCTCCCCGACGGGCGTACGCTGCTCAGCGCCGGCGACCTCACCGGACACGGCGTCGCCGCCACCGGCGGCATGGCGATGCTGCTCGGCGCGCTGCGCGGCATGGCCGTGTCGGGCCAGGAGCCCGGCCCGCTGATGGGCTACCTCAACCAGCTTCTGGACACCGCGGCGCAGCCCGCGCTGGGCAGCGCGGTGTGCTGCCGCTTCGATCCGGCCACGCGCAGGCTGGACTGGGCGCAGGCCGGACATCCCGCCCCGCTGCTCTTCCGGGACGGGCAAGGACGGGAACTGGAGCCCCCTCAGGGTGTGCTGCTGGGCGCGACCTCCCATGCCGTGTACGAACAGCGCAGCGAGCAGCTGGCCCCCGGCGACCTGCTCGTGCTGTACACCGACGGTCTGGTGCCCCGGCACCGTACGCACGACGCGGACAGCACGTCCGAAGGCGCCGAGCGGCTGCTCGCCCTGGCCCCGCGGTTCGCCGAGGCACGGAGCGCGCAGGACAGCGTCCGTATCGTCGTCGAGGAGTTCGGCAGCGCCGAACGGGAGGACGACGCCTGCGTGTTGATCGCCAGGGTCTCCGACTGA
- a CDS encoding DNA-binding protein NsdB, whose product MNREPNTRLADLFQLAGWSKGELARLVNRQAAAMGHPQLATDTSRVRRWIDMGETPRDPVPKVLAALFTERLGRVVTIEDLGFARSGRAGKRQAADGLPWPPDRTAAVLTEFTGMDLMLNRRGLVGAGAALAAGSALSSAMHDWLHADPALAADAPRTDNPLSPTLDQAGMDRYEAAPVGSQEIDALERSVEVFRAWDAARGGGLQRKAVVGQLNEVGGMLSYRHPEHLQRRLWGVAANLAVLAGWMSHDVGLEPTAQKYFVIAAHAAREGGDRPRAGEALSRAARQMVHLGRPDDALDLMKLAKSGSGEENLPRTRAMLHTIEAWAQASKGQGQAMRRTLGEAEELFVSDKRDVPPPSWMQNFDEADMHGMQALAYRTLADHDPKAAKLAQTHARQALALRRDGYQRSQIFDYLSLASALFIANDPEQADRYARLALVSIGENSSHRTWDRLREMYRLTGQYADYPKVQALREEIELALPKQKKLKNGNGRA is encoded by the coding sequence GTGAACAGGGAGCCGAACACCCGTCTCGCGGACCTTTTCCAGCTCGCCGGCTGGTCGAAGGGCGAGCTGGCGAGGTTGGTCAACCGGCAGGCGGCGGCCATGGGCCATCCGCAGCTGGCGACCGACACGTCCCGAGTGCGGCGCTGGATCGACATGGGGGAGACCCCGCGCGATCCCGTACCGAAGGTACTGGCGGCCCTTTTCACCGAGCGCCTCGGCCGTGTCGTAACCATCGAGGACCTCGGTTTTGCACGCTCAGGGCGCGCGGGGAAGCGGCAGGCCGCCGACGGCCTGCCGTGGCCGCCCGACCGTACGGCTGCGGTCCTCACGGAATTCACGGGAATGGACCTCATGCTCAACCGACGCGGCTTGGTGGGCGCGGGCGCGGCGCTCGCCGCGGGCTCCGCGCTCAGCAGCGCCATGCACGACTGGCTGCACGCCGACCCGGCGCTGGCAGCCGATGCTCCCCGTACCGACAACCCCTTGTCCCCCACCCTCGACCAGGCCGGCATGGACCGGTACGAAGCGGCTCCCGTGGGCTCCCAGGAGATCGACGCCCTGGAGCGCTCCGTGGAGGTCTTCCGCGCCTGGGACGCGGCCCGCGGCGGCGGACTGCAGCGCAAGGCAGTGGTGGGCCAGCTCAACGAGGTGGGCGGGATGCTCTCCTACCGCCACCCCGAGCACCTCCAGCGGCGGCTGTGGGGTGTGGCGGCCAACCTGGCCGTACTGGCCGGCTGGATGTCCCACGACGTGGGCCTGGAGCCCACGGCGCAGAAGTACTTCGTCATCGCCGCGCACGCGGCCCGGGAGGGCGGTGACCGGCCACGGGCGGGGGAGGCGCTGTCCCGCGCCGCGCGGCAGATGGTCCACCTGGGCCGTCCCGACGACGCCCTGGACCTCATGAAGCTCGCCAAGTCCGGCTCCGGCGAGGAGAACCTGCCGCGCACGCGTGCGATGCTGCACACCATCGAGGCATGGGCGCAGGCGTCGAAGGGCCAGGGGCAGGCGATGCGGCGCACCCTCGGGGAGGCCGAGGAACTGTTCGTCTCGGACAAGCGGGACGTGCCGCCGCCCAGTTGGATGCAGAACTTCGACGAGGCCGACATGCACGGCATGCAGGCACTGGCGTACCGCACCCTCGCCGATCACGACCCCAAGGCCGCCAAGCTCGCCCAGACGCATGCCCGGCAGGCGCTGGCGCTGCGCAGGGACGGTTACCAGCGCTCGCAGATCTTCGACTACCTGTCGCTGGCCTCCGCCCTGTTCATCGCCAACGATCCTGAGCAGGCGGACAGGTACGCCCGCCTGGCACTGGTGTCGATCGGGGAGAACTCCTCGCACCGCACCTGGGACCGGCTGCGTGAGATGTACCGCCTGACGGGGCAGTACGCCGATTATCCCAAGGTCCAGGCGCTGCGCGAGGAGATCGAACTCGCCCTGCCGAAGCAGAAGAAGCTCAAGAACGGCAACGGCCGGGCCTGA